ATGGGCCCTCCCCAGGCAGAAACAGCATTGAGAGAAGCTCTCTCCAGAGGCTGCGACGAAGCAATTCTTGTTTCTGACAGGGCTTTCGCAGGGGCTGACACACTGGCTACTTCTTATACACTAGCCCAAACGATAAAAAAAATTGGTGAATATGACCTGATTCTGTGCGGTAAACAGGCTTCTGACGGCGATACAGCACAGGTAGGTCCTGGAATAGCCGAAAAATTAAATATCCCGCATGTTGCTTATGTAGGAAAAGTTGAAGATATAAAACAGGGCAGCGCAAAAGTCCTAAGAATGATGGAAGACGGCTATGACGAGTTTGAGATAACCCTTCCAGCATTGATTACTGTCATTAAAGAAATAAATACACCCAGGCTGCCTTCGCTTAAAGGCATGATGTTTTCGAAAAAAGCGGTAATAAAAAGATGGACCGCAATAGACGTGGAAGCAGATACAAACAGGATAGGTTTATCCGGCTCTCCGACACAAGTTATGAAGATTTTCTATCCGCCTGCCAGGCAGGGCGGTGAAAAGCTCCACGGCGAACCTCAGGAACAAGCGCAACAGTTAGTCTCAAAATTAAAAGAAATGAAAGTGATCTAAAAATATGCCGACTAAAATAGAAATTTTTGCTGAAAAGTGTACCGGATGCAGTTTATGCGTGAAAAGCTGCCCCTTTAGTGCCATCACTTTAATTGAACGCCCTGACCACCCAAAGAAACAAAAACTTGCGGTAATTGATTTGTCAAAATGCAATTATTGCGGGGCCTGCGTTGAAGCTTGTAAAAGGTTTAGCGCAATTGTTATCACTAAAGAAGAAAGAGGCCCTAAAACTGCCGATTTTGATACCTATAGAAATGTCTGGATATACGCTGAACAAAGACATGGGGAAATTTCTCCCGTTGCTTACGAACTATTAAACGAAGGCAGAGTTCTAGCAAATAAATTAAATACGCAACTTTGCGCTGTCCTTATCGGGAATAAAATTGAACATCATGCAAACGATATCATTTTACACGGTGCAGATAAAGTATACGTGATAGATGACCCTCTATTTTCCGAATTCCGTGATGACCCTTACGCTGAAGTTTTAGCTCACCTCATAAAAGATGAAAAACCTGAAATAGTTATCATGGGCGCAACCAATATCGGGCGTTCTTTTGCGTCCCGCGTTGCGGCAAAAATAGACACGGGATTGACTGCTGACTGTACAGCTTTAGATGTAGAAATATCATCTAGAAATCTTCACCAGACCCGGCCTGCATTCGGCGGCAATATAATGGCTACAATTCTCACGCCAAGGCACAGGCCTCAAATGGCAACCGTCAGGCATAAAGTTTTCAAACGCGCGCAAAAGGATTCCACAAGAAAAGGTGAGATAGTTAAAAAAAGACATGATTTAACGAAATTAAATCCTGCAGGTTTGACTTTCTATGAAAGAGTAAAATTCCTGCGGTTTGTAGCAGACACAACGGCAAAAGTTAATCTTAGCGAAGCGGATATAATTTGTTCCGGAGGCAGGGGGTTGGGAAAACCTGAAGGGTTCCGGCTTATTGAAGAATTTGCTGAAACTATAGGCGGAGCTGTTGGCTCATCCAGAGCGGCCGTTGATGCCGGCTGGATCCCTTATTCTCACCAGGTGGGCCAGACAGGCAGGACTGTAGCGCCAAAAATATATTTCGCCTGCGGTATTTCAGGGCAGATTCAACACCTGGTAGGAATGGGATCTTCAGAAATCATTGTCGCAATAAACAAAGACCCTGAAGCTCCTATGATGAAAATTGCCACATTTGCCCTTGAGGGCGACCTTTACGATATAATCCCCTGGATAATTAAAGAAATCAAAAAATCCCGCGGCGAATAATCTCAAAAATATAATG
The sequence above is drawn from the Elusimicrobiota bacterium genome and encodes:
- a CDS encoding electron transfer flavoprotein subunit beta/FixA family protein, with the protein product MNFIVCIKQVPATTNVQINNDTGTLKREGVESIINPFDEYAIEEAVRLKERTGGKVTLITMGPPQAETALREALSRGCDEAILVSDRAFAGADTLATSYTLAQTIKKIGEYDLILCGKQASDGDTAQVGPGIAEKLNIPHVAYVGKVEDIKQGSAKVLRMMEDGYDEFEITLPALITVIKEINTPRLPSLKGMMFSKKAVIKRWTAIDVEADTNRIGLSGSPTQVMKIFYPPARQGGEKLHGEPQEQAQQLVSKLKEMKVI
- a CDS encoding electron transfer flavoprotein subunit alpha, giving the protein MPTKIEIFAEKCTGCSLCVKSCPFSAITLIERPDHPKKQKLAVIDLSKCNYCGACVEACKRFSAIVITKEERGPKTADFDTYRNVWIYAEQRHGEISPVAYELLNEGRVLANKLNTQLCAVLIGNKIEHHANDIILHGADKVYVIDDPLFSEFRDDPYAEVLAHLIKDEKPEIVIMGATNIGRSFASRVAAKIDTGLTADCTALDVEISSRNLHQTRPAFGGNIMATILTPRHRPQMATVRHKVFKRAQKDSTRKGEIVKKRHDLTKLNPAGLTFYERVKFLRFVADTTAKVNLSEADIICSGGRGLGKPEGFRLIEEFAETIGGAVGSSRAAVDAGWIPYSHQVGQTGRTVAPKIYFACGISGQIQHLVGMGSSEIIVAINKDPEAPMMKIATFALEGDLYDIIPWIIKEIKKSRGE